A portion of the Bacteroidales bacterium genome contains these proteins:
- a CDS encoding PAS domain S-box protein, with protein MKKKIIPLDTVTDALDNIRFGDLFDIDEFQHLQDLFSEACGVASIITHIDGTPITKPSNFCRLCSNVIRKTEKGLINCFKSDAIIGRENPNGPIIQACLSGGLWDAGVSITVGGKHIANWLIGQVKNEALDEKQMLQYADEIGVNRDVYMQALAEVPVMSLEQFTKVSKMLFVFAKELSENAYSNLQLKTQIVEKENITKQLKASEERFTQLFDKAPLGYQSLDFDGNFIEVNQQWLDILGYSHEEVIGTWFGDYLAPEYRDSFRERFPIFKAKGKIHSEFIMVHKNGNRLFIAFDGKIGYDLDGKFKQTHCILQDISERRQAEEKLAQAALEWQTTFNAVDDAIWQLDKEQLIVHSNNKLEHFSKHNISEISHKHCWEIFHGTAEPIHECPFLRSKVSHKRESMDLKIDDKWYNISVDPIIDEDDQFSGAVHIVSNITERKRAQLLEHALYQIARVPETAKGLDELYYAVHQIIKSFMPADNFYVALYDDVKNIIYFPYFVDEVDKPPPALTLEKGLTASVIKTGHSLLFDGNLQKEKVINGEIVMLGTQSACWLGAPLKNGEKVIGVIAVQHYSNTKAYGEQEKQILDFVSDQIANTIERKKAEEALIQSELLLRESQKVARLGSYVWDIKIGIWKSSEILDEIFGIDESYNRTLNGWLELIHPDWRSLINNYISIDVLENHQLFNKEYMIVRWLDKKERWVHGLGELEYDLNGNPIKLYGTILDITERKQAELIIKEKNEEISLQNEELRQLNEELYEINRELVVAKEKAEESDKLKSTFLANISHEIRTPMNGILGFAELLKNPHLSGEKHQEFLDIIENSGIRMLNIINDLIDISKIESGQMKVVISKCNINEQIEYIYSFFKPEVEVKKLKLIVRIALPASKAIINTDVEKVYAIMINLVKNAIKYTNQGTIEFGYEKMDNYLEFYVKDTGIGIPKDRIEAIFERFIQADIFDSKALQGAGLGLAITKSYVEMLGGKIWVESTLGVGSTFFFTIPYITEPVEEIQTKKVSSKNGKGNQINKLKILIVEDDQTSELLLTLTFEKFKFETLNARTGFEAVKICRNNPDIDLILMDIRIPEINGFEVTKQIRKFNKKVIIIAQTAFALAGDGDLAIKSGCNDYIAKPIKMDKLMELLNKYFN; from the coding sequence ATGAAAAAAAAAATAATCCCTTTAGATACAGTTACTGATGCCCTAGACAATATACGGTTTGGAGACCTATTTGACATTGATGAGTTCCAACACCTACAAGATTTGTTTTCTGAAGCATGTGGAGTAGCATCAATTATTACACATATCGATGGTACACCTATTACTAAACCAAGTAATTTCTGCCGTTTGTGTAGTAATGTTATTCGTAAAACCGAAAAGGGTCTTATAAACTGTTTTAAGTCAGACGCAATAATAGGTAGAGAAAACCCTAATGGTCCTATTATTCAAGCTTGCTTGAGCGGAGGATTGTGGGATGCTGGTGTAAGTATCACTGTTGGAGGTAAACATATCGCAAATTGGTTAATTGGACAGGTAAAAAATGAGGCATTGGATGAAAAACAAATGCTACAGTATGCTGATGAAATTGGGGTAAATAGGGATGTGTATATGCAGGCTCTTGCTGAAGTCCCTGTTATGTCGCTTGAGCAATTTACTAAAGTATCGAAAATGCTGTTTGTATTTGCAAAGGAACTTTCTGAAAATGCATACAGTAATTTACAGCTTAAGACACAAATTGTTGAAAAGGAAAATATAACAAAACAATTAAAAGCAAGCGAGGAGCGATTCACTCAATTATTTGATAAAGCTCCACTTGGCTACCAATCGCTAGATTTTGATGGTAATTTTATTGAAGTAAACCAGCAATGGTTAGATATACTTGGTTATTCACATGAGGAGGTAATTGGAACGTGGTTTGGAGACTATCTTGCCCCAGAGTATCGGGATAGTTTTCGAGAGCGATTTCCAATTTTCAAGGCCAAAGGCAAGATTCATAGTGAATTTATAATGGTTCATAAAAATGGTAATAGGTTGTTCATTGCATTTGATGGAAAGATTGGTTATGATTTGGATGGAAAATTTAAGCAAACTCACTGCATATTGCAAGATATATCTGAACGTAGGCAGGCGGAAGAGAAACTTGCCCAAGCGGCATTAGAATGGCAAACTACTTTTAATGCTGTTGATGATGCTATTTGGCAGCTCGATAAGGAACAACTAATAGTGCATTCCAACAATAAGTTGGAGCATTTTTCTAAACACAACATAAGCGAAATTTCTCATAAGCATTGTTGGGAAATTTTTCACGGTACTGCTGAACCAATCCATGAATGTCCTTTTTTAAGGTCAAAAGTGAGCCATAAAAGAGAATCAATGGATTTAAAGATTGATGATAAATGGTACAACATCTCAGTCGATCCTATTATTGATGAAGATGACCAGTTTTCCGGTGCTGTGCATATTGTTAGTAATATCACTGAACGCAAACGTGCTCAGCTTCTTGAGCATGCCCTTTATCAAATTGCGAGGGTACCGGAAACTGCTAAAGGCTTAGATGAATTGTACTATGCAGTTCACCAGATTATAAAGAGTTTTATGCCGGCAGACAATTTCTATGTGGCTCTTTATGATGATGTTAAAAATATTATCTATTTCCCCTACTTTGTTGATGAGGTTGATAAACCGCCACCAGCATTAACACTTGAAAAAGGTTTAACAGCAAGTGTTATTAAAACAGGGCACTCGCTTCTTTTTGATGGCAATCTTCAAAAGGAGAAGGTTATTAATGGAGAAATAGTAATGTTAGGAACCCAATCTGCATGTTGGTTAGGAGCCCCACTAAAAAATGGAGAAAAGGTTATTGGTGTAATAGCTGTACAACACTATTCAAATACAAAAGCGTATGGAGAACAGGAGAAACAAATTCTGGATTTTGTTTCGGATCAAATAGCCAACACTATTGAACGTAAGAAGGCGGAAGAGGCCTTAATACAAAGTGAACTACTTCTCAGAGAATCTCAGAAAGTTGCCCGATTAGGAAGTTATGTTTGGGACATAAAAATAGGTATATGGAAAAGCTCTGAAATTCTTGATGAAATTTTTGGAATAGATGAAAGTTATAACCGAACCCTTAATGGTTGGTTGGAGCTAATTCATCCGGATTGGCGTTCTTTAATAAATAATTATATTTCAATTGATGTTTTAGAAAACCATCAGCTGTTTAATAAGGAATATATGATAGTTCGTTGGCTTGATAAAAAAGAACGTTGGGTACACGGACTTGGTGAATTAGAATATGATTTAAATGGCAATCCGATTAAACTGTATGGAACAATTCTAGATATTACTGAGCGTAAACAAGCAGAGCTAATAATAAAGGAGAAAAACGAGGAAATATCCTTGCAAAACGAAGAATTACGACAATTAAACGAGGAACTTTATGAAATAAATAGGGAATTAGTCGTAGCTAAAGAAAAAGCAGAAGAGAGCGATAAACTTAAATCTACTTTCCTTGCCAATATTTCACATGAAATTAGAACGCCAATGAATGGTATTCTAGGATTTGCTGAACTGCTTAAAAACCCTCATCTTTCTGGTGAAAAACATCAAGAGTTCCTTGATATTATAGAAAACAGTGGAATTCGAATGCTTAACATTATCAATGATTTAATTGATATTTCGAAGATTGAATCGGGACAAATGAAGGTGGTTATTTCTAAATGTAATATAAACGAGCAAATAGAATATATATATTCATTCTTTAAACCCGAGGTTGAAGTAAAAAAATTGAAGCTTATTGTTAGAATTGCACTTCCAGCAAGCAAAGCAATTATTAATACTGACGTTGAAAAAGTGTATGCGATTATGATTAATTTGGTTAAAAATGCTATAAAATATACTAATCAAGGTACTATTGAATTTGGGTACGAAAAGATGGATAATTACCTGGAGTTTTATGTTAAGGATACGGGAATTGGTATTCCTAAGGATAGGATAGAAGCCATTTTTGAACGTTTCATTCAAGCTGATATTTTTGACAGTAAAGCCTTACAGGGAGCAGGTCTTGGCTTGGCAATTACCAAATCTTATGTTGAAATGCTTGGTGGTAAAATTTGGGTTGAAAGTACGTTAGGGGTAGGATCTACATTTTTCTTTACTATCCCTTACATAACCGAACCAGTTGAAGAAATTCAAACTAAGAAAGTTAGTTCAAAGAATGGAAAAGGAAATCAAATTAATAAACTAAAGATTTTAATAGTTGAAGATGATCAAACTTCAGAATTACTACTTACGCTGACATTCGAAAAATTTAAGTTTGAAACATTAAATGCTAGAACAGGATTCGAAGCTGTAAAAATTTGCCGCAATAACCCAGATATTGACTTGATTTTAATGGATATTAGAATACCAGAAATTAATGGATTCGAGGTTACAAAACAAATTCGTAAGTTTAATAAAAAAGTGATTATTATTGCTCAAACAGCCTTTGCTTTGGCAGGTGATGGCGATTTAGCAATTAAATCGGGTTGTAATGATTATATCGCTAAACCGATTAAAATGGATAAATTAATGGAACTGCTTAATAAGTACTTTAATTAA